One Nitrosopumilus piranensis genomic region harbors:
- a CDS encoding homospermidine biosynthesis protein: MDPHKFHGKDIPHIKLDPKMTIEDLVNVFASSGFNGRQLGEAAKLYAKMIKENATICLTVSGAMTPVGFGGIIKTLIERGFIDWIVTTGANVYHEDHFAWGLPVKQGSFDVDDMKLYENEIVRIRDVYIKFYETLETEDQIIQKMFEDKFIDKPFTTAEFCNLMGKISKEKSKYPEKSFITTAYDYDVPVYISTMKDSSLALNLAVHRLENKTYSLDFVREIIEQAAILYDSKKSGILELGGGVPKNTAQQTGPLLDQILRRNDGGQDYVIQITDARPDTGGLSGATLQEGKSWGKVQDAHHGMITVYADATIAFPILALYVLSNQKTRKPKRLYKKLDKLYEKLSKDYFKNPVKKKRVKKKN, translated from the coding sequence GTGGATCCACACAAATTTCATGGCAAAGATATTCCTCACATTAAACTAGATCCAAAAATGACCATTGAAGACTTGGTCAATGTTTTTGCAAGTTCTGGATTTAATGGAAGACAACTTGGCGAAGCAGCAAAACTTTATGCAAAAATGATCAAAGAAAATGCAACAATATGTCTCACTGTTTCAGGAGCAATGACACCAGTTGGATTTGGTGGAATTATTAAAACACTAATTGAAAGAGGGTTCATAGATTGGATAGTTACTACAGGTGCAAATGTATATCATGAAGATCATTTTGCATGGGGCTTACCAGTAAAACAAGGCAGTTTTGATGTAGATGATATGAAATTGTATGAAAATGAAATTGTTAGGATTAGAGATGTTTACATCAAGTTCTATGAGACATTAGAAACAGAAGATCAAATTATTCAAAAAATGTTTGAAGACAAATTTATTGACAAGCCATTTACCACAGCTGAATTTTGTAACTTAATGGGTAAAATAAGCAAAGAAAAATCAAAGTATCCTGAAAAAAGTTTCATTACAACAGCATATGATTATGATGTCCCAGTATACATTTCAACAATGAAAGACTCGTCCCTTGCCCTAAATCTTGCAGTGCACAGACTAGAAAACAAGACATACAGTCTAGATTTTGTTAGAGAGATAATAGAGCAGGCAGCAATTTTGTATGATTCAAAAAAATCGGGAATTTTAGAATTAGGAGGAGGAGTTCCAAAAAACACAGCTCAGCAAACAGGTCCGTTACTAGACCAAATTTTAAGAAGAAACGATGGAGGGCAAGATTACGTCATACAAATAACAGATGCAAGACCAGATACTGGAGGACTATCGGGTGCAACATTACAAGAAGGAAAAAGCTGGGGCAAAGTACAAGATGCACACCACGGAATGATTACAGTTTATGCAGATGCTACAATTGCATTTCCAATTCTTGCATTATATGTTCTAAGTAATCAAAAAACAAGAAAACCAAAGAGGTTATACAAAAAATTAGATAAACTCTATGAAAAGTTAAGCAAAGATTATTTCAAAAATCCTGTAAAGAAGAAAAGAGTAAAAAAGAAAAACTAA
- a CDS encoding threonine--tRNA ligase: MRILQLHCDSIEYTPTKKEIKSAEDIENPQTQKLDEIVVAFVAIEDGDDSSVAKDAISQIKNSMEKIGCKKLLLYPYAHLSSNLAKPSVAISLLKEMEEGASELEVSHSPFGWTKSYKIQVKGHPLSESSKVVTKDSADSKDEEITSDALKGESTIRSFWKIMSPDGTMVNIGDFDFSNHKKLEVLAKYESAKQRQVDEPPPHVALMKKLAIADYEPASDSGNMRFFPNGRLIKSLIERHVTDRVKEYGGYEVETPIMYDSEHPSMVSYFNRFPARQYNIDSEGKKLFLRFAACFGQFLMANQFQMSYKNLPYKLYELTRYSFRREQSGELVGLRRLRAFTMPDCHAFCKDIPQAIDEIKVRFDLSQNVLKELGIDESDYDMAIRFTEDFYNENKSAIEELVKKHGRPVLVEMWKEKFFYFVLKWEFNFIDNLGKASALSTDQIDVENGSRYGIEFVDENNTAQHPIILHNSPSGAIERIIYALLEKAAADSKKGKKPQFPLWLAPTQVRIIPLKEEFYEFCENLCEKISAQNVRVDIDDRNESIGKRIREAEKEWIQYILVIGEKEAGSENLSIRDRQTGNVREVSFGDFMNEINEQTSGKPFTGLNQAMHLSKRPQLMV; this comes from the coding sequence ATGCGAATATTGCAATTACATTGTGATAGTATAGAATACACTCCTACAAAAAAGGAGATCAAATCAGCTGAAGACATTGAAAATCCTCAAACTCAAAAATTAGATGAAATTGTAGTTGCATTTGTTGCAATTGAAGATGGTGATGACTCATCTGTTGCAAAAGATGCCATATCTCAGATAAAAAATTCTATGGAGAAAATTGGTTGCAAGAAATTATTATTGTATCCATATGCTCATCTTAGCTCAAATCTTGCAAAACCTTCTGTTGCAATATCTTTGTTAAAAGAAATGGAAGAAGGTGCATCTGAACTTGAGGTTTCTCATTCTCCATTTGGCTGGACAAAATCATACAAGATACAAGTAAAGGGACATCCTTTATCTGAGAGTTCCAAAGTTGTTACAAAGGATTCTGCAGATTCTAAGGATGAAGAGATTACTTCTGATGCTCTAAAAGGCGAATCTACTATTCGGTCTTTTTGGAAAATAATGTCTCCTGATGGAACAATGGTAAACATTGGAGATTTTGATTTTTCAAATCATAAAAAATTAGAGGTCTTGGCAAAATACGAGTCTGCTAAACAACGCCAAGTTGACGAACCTCCTCCACATGTTGCATTGATGAAAAAACTAGCGATTGCAGATTATGAACCTGCTTCTGATTCGGGAAATATGCGGTTTTTTCCAAATGGACGTTTGATTAAATCCCTAATTGAGAGACATGTTACTGACAGAGTAAAAGAGTATGGAGGTTATGAGGTTGAAACTCCAATTATGTATGATTCAGAGCATCCAAGTATGGTTAGTTACTTTAATCGATTCCCTGCGCGACAATATAATATTGATTCAGAAGGCAAAAAACTCTTTTTGAGATTTGCAGCATGTTTTGGACAGTTTTTGATGGCTAACCAATTCCAAATGTCTTACAAAAATTTACCTTACAAACTCTATGAACTTACCAGATATAGCTTTAGACGCGAACAATCAGGCGAATTGGTCGGATTAAGGAGATTACGTGCATTTACAATGCCTGATTGTCATGCATTCTGCAAAGATATTCCTCAGGCAATAGATGAGATCAAAGTAAGATTTGATTTATCACAAAATGTTCTAAAGGAATTAGGAATTGATGAATCCGATTATGATATGGCAATAAGATTTACCGAAGACTTTTACAATGAAAATAAATCTGCCATTGAAGAATTAGTCAAAAAACATGGTAGGCCTGTTTTAGTTGAGATGTGGAAAGAGAAATTTTTCTATTTTGTTTTAAAATGGGAATTTAACTTTATAGATAATTTAGGCAAAGCTTCTGCTCTATCTACTGATCAAATAGATGTTGAAAATGGTAGCAGATATGGCATAGAATTTGTTGATGAGAACAACACTGCACAACATCCAATTATTTTACATAACTCTCCAAGCGGTGCAATTGAAAGAATAATTTATGCATTATTGGAAAAAGCTGCTGCTGATTCAAAAAAAGGTAAGAAGCCTCAATTTCCATTGTGGCTTGCACCTACTCAAGTGAGGATCATACCTCTTAAAGAAGAATTTTATGAGTTTTGTGAAAATTTATGTGAAAAAATATCTGCTCAAAATGTACGTGTTGATATTGATGATAGAAATGAAAGTATAGGGAAAAGAATTCGTGAAGCAGAAAAAGAATGGATTCAATATATTTTGGTAATAGGGGAAAAGGAGGCAGGTTCTGAAAATCTTAGTATTCGTGACCGACAAACAGGAAATGTCCGAGAGGTATCTTTTGGTGATTTTATGAATGAAATTAATGAACAAACTTCAGGAAAGCCCTTTACTGGGCTAAATCAGGCCATGCATCTTTCAAAGAGACCTCAACTAATGGTGTAG
- the speB gene encoding agmatinase translates to MSFLDLYMNKNPMITASDDDSEPVATVFGIPFDSTHSYKPGCRFGPDAIRDSFNNIEIFHPELSVDLETVNIEDLGNARHTVVASEMIEMVKKITSELVAKKRQLFILGGEHSITYGTYTSFPKETGYVVFDAHYDLRDEFADIKLSHASYLRRIVEERGGENILHVGARAFVREELEFLTEHKIKTISDKEIRDGKGPQLLKEFVSTFDDVYSSFDLDVLDPAFAPGVGNPEAVGITTRELFDMIYSFQNTKVTGVDIVELNPYHDNGATASLAAKIMSTLIAINLSQNS, encoded by the coding sequence ATGAGTTTTCTTGATTTATACATGAACAAAAATCCTATGATAACTGCTTCAGATGATGACTCTGAACCAGTAGCAACTGTATTTGGAATCCCATTTGATTCTACACATTCTTACAAACCTGGTTGCAGATTTGGACCTGATGCAATAAGGGATTCATTTAACAATATTGAAATTTTTCATCCTGAACTTTCTGTAGATTTAGAGACTGTAAACATTGAGGATTTGGGTAATGCACGTCATACAGTTGTAGCCTCTGAAATGATTGAGATGGTAAAGAAAATTACCTCTGAACTTGTTGCAAAAAAAAGACAGTTGTTTATTTTGGGTGGAGAACATTCTATTACTTATGGTACTTACACTAGTTTTCCTAAAGAAACTGGTTATGTTGTATTTGATGCACATTATGACTTGAGAGATGAGTTTGCAGACATTAAACTGAGCCATGCATCATATCTTAGACGAATTGTTGAAGAAAGAGGTGGTGAAAACATTTTGCATGTTGGGGCACGTGCATTTGTCAGAGAAGAATTAGAATTTCTAACTGAACATAAAATCAAGACTATCTCTGATAAAGAAATTCGTGATGGAAAAGGCCCTCAACTACTAAAGGAATTTGTCTCAACTTTTGATGATGTTTATTCTAGTTTTGATCTTGATGTACTTGATCCTGCATTTGCACCTGGTGTTGGTAATCCAGAAGCAGTTGGAATAACTACTCGAGAATTGTTTGATATGATTTACTCCTTCCAGAATACCAAAGTAACTGGTGTTGATATTGTTGAATTAAATCCCTATCATGATAATGGTGCTACAGCTTCTCTTGCAGCAAAGATAATGTCTACACTTATTGCAATTAATCTATCTCAGAATTCATAG
- a CDS encoding CDP-alcohol phosphatidyltransferase family protein → MLNNLRDSLKPTLEKIGKGFAATGLSPNFWTAVGLGIALLSAIVYGLGMEFGLIIGGFLLLVSGFFDMVDGQVARVTGKTSQKGSYLDSMFDKIAETAIFLGILIGGYAEPYLVLLAITLSLLVSYARAKSDAINVKLQGVGIGERAERLLVIAIIGIIGYMEIALIIVVIIAAITLIQRMVVTAKNIKE, encoded by the coding sequence GTGTTAAATAATCTAAGAGATTCCCTCAAGCCTACACTTGAGAAAATTGGTAAAGGATTTGCTGCAACAGGATTGTCTCCAAACTTTTGGACTGCTGTAGGATTGGGTATTGCGTTACTTTCTGCAATAGTTTATGGACTTGGAATGGAATTTGGATTAATTATTGGTGGATTTTTGTTACTTGTATCTGGATTCTTTGATATGGTGGATGGCCAAGTAGCAAGAGTTACTGGAAAAACTTCACAAAAGGGCTCGTATCTTGATTCGATGTTTGATAAAATTGCAGAGACTGCAATATTTTTGGGAATCTTAATTGGAGGATATGCTGAACCATATTTGGTATTACTTGCAATTACTCTGTCTCTGTTGGTAAGCTATGCTAGAGCAAAGTCAGATGCAATAAATGTCAAACTCCAAGGTGTTGGAATTGGTGAGCGTGCAGAAAGATTACTTGTAATTGCAATAATTGGGATTATTGGATATATGGAGATTGCATTAATCATTGTAGTAATAATTGCTGCAATTACACTAATTCAAAGAATGGTTGTTACTGCAAAAAACATTAAAGAATAA
- a CDS encoding 30S ribosomal protein S26e, translating to MPLKRASRGRTKGGKGSSGVVQCTNCGQTVPKDKAKKVTSRLNLVEHTLAKELRAQGAYIASPTVLKWYCISCAIHFKILKIRSADNRRKRGKLR from the coding sequence ATGCCACTTAAACGTGCAAGTAGAGGCCGTACAAAAGGAGGAAAAGGATCTTCAGGTGTTGTACAATGTACAAACTGTGGACAAACAGTTCCAAAAGACAAGGCAAAGAAAGTTACATCCAGATTAAATTTGGTCGAACATACATTAGCTAAAGAACTACGTGCGCAAGGAGCATACATTGCATCACCTACAGTTCTAAAATGGTATTGTATTTCATGTGCAATTCACTTTAAAATTCTAAAAATTAGATCTGCAGACAATAGAAGAAAACGCGGAAAATTACGATAG
- a CDS encoding PfkB family carbohydrate kinase produces the protein MKLAIFAHCAIDTITIDDSNYEQIGGSACYCGLTAREFKFDVDLFTKFGNDFPKQYLSEQKINFVNPDSANKTTKFAISITGADRTLKLENECDPIEYSSIDADGHLVSPIFHEISDDTLKKIKDDSNFLFVDPQGFLREKDSQNNIFLQKNNIDLTGVDAIKVNPEEAQQLVNGTHDEMMVALQKKGAEYIILTNKTQVSMLVKDKVYSITLPNKEIHDTTGIGDIFCSAFCCTMLKEKDFLWALCFAGGAAQAALDSKNIGLQKIPRKGTIQNNASYFYNLVKFRDL, from the coding sequence ATGAAATTAGCTATATTTGCTCACTGTGCAATTGACACAATTACGATTGATGACTCAAATTATGAACAAATTGGTGGTTCTGCATGTTATTGTGGGCTTACTGCAAGAGAATTTAAATTTGATGTAGATTTGTTTACAAAATTTGGTAATGACTTTCCAAAACAATATCTTTCTGAACAAAAAATTAATTTTGTAAATCCTGATTCTGCAAACAAAACCACAAAATTTGCAATTTCAATTACTGGTGCTGATAGAACTTTAAAACTTGAAAATGAATGTGATCCGATTGAATATTCTAGTATTGATGCGGATGGTCATCTTGTTAGTCCTATTTTTCATGAAATCTCTGATGATACATTAAAAAAAATTAAAGATGATTCAAATTTCTTATTTGTTGATCCTCAAGGGTTTCTTAGAGAAAAGGATTCTCAAAACAATATTTTCTTACAGAAAAATAATATTGATTTAACAGGAGTTGATGCAATCAAAGTCAATCCTGAAGAGGCACAACAACTCGTTAACGGGACTCATGATGAGATGATGGTTGCACTACAGAAAAAAGGTGCAGAGTATATCATACTTACAAATAAAACACAAGTATCAATGTTGGTCAAAGACAAAGTATATTCTATTACTTTACCTAACAAAGAAATTCATGACACTACTGGAATAGGGGATATTTTTTGTTCTGCGTTTTGTTGTACTATGTTAAAAGAAAAGGACTTTTTGTGGGCATTATGCTTTGCTGGTGGAGCCGCACAGGCTGCACTTGATTCTAAAAATATTGGATTACAAAAAATCCCTCGTAAAGGAACAATTCAAAATAATGCTTCTTATTTTTACAATTTAGTAAAATTTCGTGACTTGTAG
- a CDS encoding NAD(+)/NADH kinase, which yields MQIGIYGSGTTSNSAKTVKKILDDAGIKSFTISKSKNKQADCVIVLGGDKGVRNYFHRTFDSTLPILGISEGETSGFLAQIDLKEFSSYVNVLKKQKYTVEEVPRLGVKIDGKNVYPVLNDVAVFSSRSAMLMEHTLRVNGEEVWHDNSDGIIVSTPIGSSAYSMSAGGPVLFQDSSVFEIISVNSLDVTRRPIIVSNDSSIEIDDISARLHCEVVLDGLDRYKVNKTVECTQFFPPAKIIRLKKDSTAISALAKKVHLAEELLSMPPSSKLLLKTLEYEGALTQKDLANKTLLPDRTVRLALSHLLKKGYVKKKVSIRDARQKIYEISKIE from the coding sequence GTGCAAATAGGAATCTATGGCTCTGGTACTACTAGTAATTCTGCTAAAACTGTAAAGAAAATACTAGATGATGCTGGAATCAAATCATTTACAATATCAAAATCCAAGAACAAACAAGCTGACTGTGTTATTGTTTTAGGTGGTGACAAGGGCGTTAGAAATTACTTTCATAGAACATTTGATTCAACATTGCCTATTTTAGGAATCAGCGAGGGTGAAACAAGTGGATTTTTAGCACAAATTGATCTTAAGGAATTTTCATCTTATGTTAATGTCTTAAAAAAACAAAAGTATACTGTAGAAGAAGTTCCACGACTTGGAGTTAAAATTGATGGAAAAAATGTTTATCCAGTTCTCAATGATGTTGCAGTATTTTCCTCTAGAAGCGCAATGTTGATGGAACATACTTTGCGTGTTAATGGGGAAGAAGTTTGGCACGATAACAGTGATGGAATAATAGTATCAACTCCTATTGGTTCTTCAGCTTATTCCATGTCTGCTGGAGGACCGGTTCTGTTTCAAGATTCTTCAGTGTTTGAAATTATTTCAGTAAATTCCCTTGATGTCACAAGACGACCTATCATAGTATCTAATGACAGTTCGATAGAAATTGATGATATTTCTGCAAGACTGCACTGTGAAGTTGTACTTGATGGTTTAGACAGATACAAAGTTAACAAAACTGTGGAGTGTACTCAATTCTTTCCTCCTGCAAAAATAATCCGTCTCAAAAAAGACTCTACTGCAATTTCGGCTCTTGCAAAAAAAGTCCATTTAGCAGAAGAACTACTTAGCATGCCTCCTAGCTCAAAATTATTATTGAAAACTTTAGAGTATGAGGGGGCATTGACTCAAAAAGACTTGGCCAACAAGACATTACTTCCAGATAGGACTGTAAGGTTAGCATTGAGTCATTTACTCAAAAAAGGATATGTCAAAAAGAAGGTATCAATTCGTGATGCAAGACAGAAAATCTATGAGATCTCTAAGATAGAGTAA
- the pyrG gene encoding glutamine hydrolyzing CTP synthase, protein MSGLGKGVTTSSIAKLLQLADQKVSCIKIDPYLNYDAGTMNPVAHGEVFVTDDGGECDMDIGNYERFLNQNIPKSHNITTAQVYSSVIEAERKGEYLGACVQIIPHITDEIKNRIKRIAEDEKLDFLIVECGGTVGDIESLPFLEALRQMRVEEGPQGVIFVHVTLAPSLDVVGEQKTKPTQHSAQELRRIGIQPDFLAVRCTLPLEEKTKKKIAMFTNVTAKDVLSCHDAKSIFEVPQMLYDQGIMDAIFTKFGIVGMVNASANWDKWNKIAQNMVNHEDQKVKIAMVGKYVTLPDSYVSVNHALKHAGAQLGKSVDIDWIDSESITDYSILSNYDGILVPGGFGTRGSEGIIETANYAREKNIPYLGICFGFQLAAIAFGRSVLKLEDANSTEIKSDTKNPIVDLLPEQKEISDMGGSLRLGANDVIIKEKTNAQKIYGKATISKRHRHRYEINKDYISEFEKNGLIFSADSDNGKRMEILEIPNHKFYFGVQFHPEFNSRPGFPEEAFAAFIKAASE, encoded by the coding sequence ATGTCTGGCCTTGGAAAAGGCGTAACAACTTCCTCAATTGCAAAATTATTACAGCTAGCAGATCAAAAGGTCTCTTGCATTAAGATAGATCCATACCTGAATTATGATGCAGGGACTATGAATCCAGTAGCGCATGGAGAGGTGTTTGTGACAGATGATGGAGGGGAGTGTGATATGGATATTGGAAACTATGAGAGATTCCTAAACCAGAATATTCCAAAAAGTCACAACATTACGACTGCCCAAGTCTATTCCTCAGTAATAGAGGCAGAAAGAAAAGGAGAATATTTAGGAGCATGTGTTCAGATCATTCCCCACATAACAGATGAAATCAAAAATAGAATTAAGAGAATTGCCGAAGATGAAAAACTAGATTTCTTAATTGTAGAGTGTGGCGGGACAGTAGGAGATATTGAATCATTGCCATTTCTAGAAGCATTAAGACAAATGAGAGTGGAGGAAGGTCCTCAAGGAGTAATCTTTGTTCATGTAACATTAGCACCATCACTTGATGTAGTAGGAGAACAAAAAACAAAACCAACACAACATAGTGCACAGGAGTTAAGAAGAATTGGTATTCAACCAGACTTTTTGGCAGTAAGATGTACTTTGCCATTAGAGGAAAAAACAAAAAAGAAAATTGCAATGTTTACTAATGTAACTGCAAAAGATGTTCTATCATGTCATGATGCAAAATCAATCTTTGAAGTACCACAAATGCTCTATGATCAAGGAATTATGGATGCAATATTTACAAAATTTGGAATTGTTGGAATGGTCAATGCGTCAGCTAATTGGGACAAGTGGAATAAAATTGCACAAAATATGGTAAATCATGAAGACCAAAAAGTAAAGATTGCAATGGTGGGAAAATACGTTACATTACCAGATAGTTATGTAAGCGTAAATCATGCACTAAAGCATGCAGGAGCACAACTAGGAAAATCAGTGGATATAGATTGGATTGACTCAGAATCAATTACGGATTATTCTATATTATCAAACTATGATGGAATTTTAGTGCCAGGAGGGTTTGGAACTAGAGGTTCTGAAGGAATTATAGAAACTGCAAATTATGCACGTGAAAAAAATATACCATATCTTGGAATTTGTTTTGGATTTCAATTGGCTGCAATAGCATTTGGAAGAAGTGTTCTAAAATTAGAAGATGCAAACTCTACAGAAATTAAATCTGACACAAAAAATCCAATTGTCGATTTACTTCCAGAGCAAAAAGAGATTTCAGACATGGGAGGATCACTGAGATTAGGAGCTAATGATGTAATAATCAAAGAAAAAACAAATGCTCAGAAAATATACGGTAAAGCAACAATTAGTAAACGTCATAGACATAGATATGAAATCAACAAGGATTACATTTCAGAATTTGAGAAAAACGGATTGATATTTTCAGCAGATAGCGACAATGGTAAAAGAATGGAGATATTAGAGATTCCCAATCACAAATTCTACTTTGGAGTGCAATTTCACCCAGAGTTTAACAGCAGACCAGGATTTCCAGAAGAAGCATTTGCAGCTTTTATCAAAGCAGCATCTGAATAA
- a CDS encoding cupredoxin domain-containing protein, with the protein MKSALTVLPLLAILVMGFTGIAFAENYEIKIPSGASDENFPYFWSQQNTGITTGEITVFPGDSVTWSNADTAFHTVTSVSASSIEVGDFEEDGLFDSGFFSPGKSFTQEFNELGDFYYYCTIHPWMNGVVHVINNPGSVKSIDRVASGFSEDGLGFEVKYFLDVYLADAVHVDPDEKAITFTISGNTNNEQIVLTLPNDLIENPTSVWVDGKMTEFQSDSSLSDGDVIQLIIPLESNSREIKIMGSYVIPEFGGLSFLILTISIITIVIFSKRTSLIALK; encoded by the coding sequence ATGAAATCTGCACTAACTGTTTTACCCTTGCTTGCAATATTGGTGATGGGATTTACGGGGATTGCTTTTGCTGAAAATTACGAAATAAAAATCCCTTCAGGCGCATCTGATGAGAATTTCCCTTACTTTTGGTCTCAACAAAACACAGGCATAACCACTGGTGAAATCACTGTTTTTCCAGGAGACTCTGTAACTTGGTCAAACGCTGATACTGCATTTCATACTGTAACTTCTGTCTCTGCCTCAAGTATTGAAGTTGGTGATTTTGAAGAAGACGGTTTGTTTGATAGTGGATTTTTCTCCCCTGGAAAGTCATTTACCCAAGAATTTAATGAACTTGGTGATTTTTACTATTATTGTACCATTCATCCTTGGATGAACGGTGTGGTTCATGTGATTAATAATCCTGGAAGTGTCAAATCAATTGATCGGGTTGCCTCCGGTTTTAGTGAAGATGGATTAGGTTTTGAAGTAAAATACTTTTTAGATGTCTATTTGGCAGATGCTGTACATGTTGATCCTGATGAAAAAGCCATCACATTTACAATTTCTGGCAACACAAATAATGAACAAATTGTGTTGACTCTGCCTAATGACCTTATTGAAAATCCCACATCTGTATGGGTTGATGGAAAAATGACTGAGTTTCAATCTGATTCAAGCTTAAGCGATGGAGATGTTATTCAATTAATCATTCCACTTGAATCTAATTCCCGAGAAATCAAAATTATGGGGTCTTATGTAATTCCTGAATTTGGAGGACTATCTTTCCTAATTCTTACAATTTCAATCATTACAATTGTAATCTTTTCAAAAAGAACCAGTTTGATTGCTCTAAAATAA
- the trpA gene encoding tryptophan synthase subunit alpha, translating to MSKISEKFAELQEKNQKALISYIMAGFPNEKSTISVVRGLVKGGVDIIELGFPFSDPLADGPVIQNASTISLKKGTKIDKFFALVKKIRKETDIPLVLMTYTNILYHKGYQKFIKDAKNAGIDGFILPDMSVEESKEYLQAAKNIADTIFLISPNTSKTRIQKIAKASSGFLYLVAIYGITGVKTGIKNYTIKAIKNVKKQTDGKIPIGVGFGVSTPDDVKKYIKAGADGVIVGSAFLKLIEKTPQSKLESKIESFTKSLKKQTLQKK from the coding sequence ATGTCAAAGATTAGTGAAAAATTTGCAGAGTTGCAAGAAAAAAATCAAAAAGCTCTGATTTCATACATTATGGCAGGATTTCCAAATGAGAAATCAACCATATCAGTTGTAAGAGGTTTAGTAAAAGGAGGGGTAGACATTATAGAACTAGGATTTCCTTTCTCAGATCCTCTGGCAGATGGTCCTGTTATTCAAAATGCGAGCACAATTTCACTTAAAAAAGGCACAAAAATAGACAAATTTTTTGCGCTAGTAAAAAAAATCAGAAAAGAGACAGATATTCCACTAGTACTGATGACATATACCAATATTCTATATCATAAGGGATATCAAAAATTCATCAAAGATGCAAAAAATGCAGGAATTGATGGATTCATTCTTCCAGACATGTCAGTTGAAGAATCAAAAGAATATCTCCAAGCTGCAAAAAATATTGCGGACACTATTTTTCTAATATCTCCTAACACCAGTAAAACTAGAATTCAAAAAATCGCAAAAGCATCATCAGGCTTCTTGTATCTTGTTGCAATTTATGGAATCACCGGAGTTAAAACAGGAATTAAAAATTATACCATAAAGGCAATCAAGAATGTAAAGAAACAAACCGATGGAAAGATTCCAATTGGAGTAGGATTTGGAGTGTCAACCCCAGATGACGTAAAAAAATACATCAAGGCAGGAGCAGATGGAGTAATTGTAGGAAGTGCTTTTTTGAAATTAATTGAGAAAACTCCTCAAAGTAAATTAGAATCAAAAATAGAATCGTTTACTAAATCTCTCAAAAAACAGACATTGCAGAAAAAATAA